One Cryobacterium roopkundense genomic region harbors:
- the rpsS gene encoding 30S ribosomal protein S19: MPRSLKKGPFVDDHLLRKVVTANEAKSKNVIKTWSRRSMIIPDMLGHTIAVHDGRKHIPVFVTESMVGHKLGEFAPTRTFRGHVKDDKKGRRR; the protein is encoded by the coding sequence ATGCCACGCAGTCTTAAGAAAGGCCCCTTCGTTGACGACCACCTGCTTCGCAAGGTAGTCACGGCGAACGAAGCCAAGAGCAAGAACGTTATCAAGACCTGGTCGCGCCGCTCGATGATCATCCCCGACATGCTCGGGCACACCATCGCAGTGCACGACGGTCGCAAGCACATCCCGGTGTTCGTCACCGAGAGCATGGTTGGGCACAAACTCGGTGAGTTCGCCCCCACGCGCACCTTCCGTGGACACGTGAAGGACGACAAGAAGGGCCGTCGCCGCTAA
- the rplV gene encoding 50S ribosomal protein L22, translating into MVESIARVRHIRVTPQKARRVVNLIRGKQAHEALGILKFAPQGASDPVYKLVASAIANARVKADAANTYLDEQDLFISRAFVDEGTTLKRFQARAQGRAFEIKKRTSHITVVLTTPEEGTK; encoded by the coding sequence ATGGTGGAGTCGATCGCACGCGTGCGTCACATCCGCGTTACCCCCCAGAAGGCTCGTCGCGTTGTCAACTTGATTCGCGGCAAGCAGGCGCACGAAGCGCTGGGCATTCTGAAGTTCGCACCCCAGGGCGCGAGCGATCCCGTGTACAAGCTGGTGGCCTCGGCCATCGCGAACGCACGGGTCAAGGCAGATGCTGCGAACACGTATCTGGACGAGCAGGACCTGTTCATCAGCCGGGCATTCGTTGACGAGGGTACGACCCTCAAGCGTTTCCAGGCTCGTGCACAGGGTCGCGCTTTCGAAATCAAGAAGCGCACCAGCCACATCACGGTTGTGCTCACCACTCCTGAGGAGGGTACGAAGTAA
- the rplN gene encoding 50S ribosomal protein L14, producing the protein MLQQESRVKVADNTGAKELLTIRVLGGSGRRYAGLGDVIVATVKDAIPGGNVKKGDIVKAVIVRTKKETRRPDGSYIKFDENAAVILKADGDPRGTRIFGPVGRELRDKKFMKIISLAPEVI; encoded by the coding sequence GTGCTTCAGCAAGAATCACGCGTCAAGGTTGCCGACAACACCGGCGCCAAGGAACTCTTGACCATCCGTGTTCTCGGTGGCTCCGGCCGTCGTTACGCGGGCCTCGGTGACGTTATCGTCGCCACGGTCAAGGATGCAATCCCCGGCGGCAACGTCAAGAAGGGTGACATCGTCAAAGCTGTCATCGTTCGCACCAAGAAGGAGACCCGTCGTCCAGACGGCTCCTACATCAAGTTCGATGAGAACGCTGCAGTGATCTTGAAGGCAGACGGTGACCCCCGCGGCACCCGAATCTTCGGACCGGTCGGTCGCGAGCTTCGCGACAAGAAGTTCATGAAGATCATCTCGCTGGCACCGGAGGTTATTTAA
- the rplD gene encoding 50S ribosomal protein L4 yields the protein MTSALDILDAKGAKAGSAELPAELFDVAANVPLIHQVVVAQLAAARQGTSKVKRRGEVSGAGRKPFKQKGTGRARQGSIRAPQMTGGGIVHGPTPRSYDQRTPKKMIAAALKGALSDRARGGRLHIVESLFTGETPHTKTAQALLTQIASSKHVLVILERTDEMTLRSIRNLPTVHILSWDQLNAYDVLVSDDIVFTKGAFDAFVASKTKKEEVSA from the coding sequence ATGACTAGTGCACTCGACATCCTCGACGCCAAGGGCGCGAAGGCCGGCTCAGCAGAGCTGCCCGCCGAACTCTTTGACGTCGCAGCAAACGTACCGCTCATCCACCAGGTCGTTGTCGCGCAGCTCGCTGCCGCACGCCAGGGAACCTCCAAGGTCAAACGCCGTGGAGAAGTTTCCGGTGCAGGTCGCAAGCCGTTCAAGCAGAAAGGAACCGGTCGCGCTCGTCAGGGCTCGATCCGCGCTCCCCAGATGACCGGTGGTGGCATCGTCCACGGACCGACGCCTCGCAGCTACGACCAGCGCACCCCGAAAAAGATGATCGCCGCAGCCCTCAAGGGTGCTCTGTCGGACCGCGCACGTGGCGGCCGCCTGCACATCGTTGAGTCGCTCTTCACGGGCGAGACTCCCCACACGAAGACCGCCCAGGCCCTGCTCACGCAGATCGCCAGCAGCAAGCACGTGCTGGTCATCCTGGAGCGTACCGACGAGATGACGCTGCGAAGCATTCGCAACCTCCCGACGGTTCACATCCTTTCGTGGGACCAGCTCAACGCCTATGACGTGCTCGTCAGCGACGACATCGTCTTCACCAAGGGTGCCTTCGACGCATTTGTGGCGAGCAAGACCAAGAAGGAAGAGGTGTCCGCATAA
- the fusA gene encoding elongation factor G, whose amino-acid sequence MALDVLTDLSKVRNIGIMAHIDAGKTTTTERILFYTGVNHKIGETHDGASTMDWMAQEQERGITITSAATTCFWDNNQINIIDTPGHVDFTVEVERSLRVLDGAVAVFDGKEGVEPQSETVWRQADKYDVPRICFVNKMDKLGADFYFTVDTIIKRLGAKPLVIQLPIGEESSFEGVVDLVQMRALTWRGDSKGDVEMGSKYAIEEIPADLVEKAAEYRKLLLETVAETDDELMERYFAGEELTVAEIKAAIRKLTINSEIYPVLCGSAFKNRGVQPMLDAVVDYLPTPLDVAAIEAHDVRDEEKVIMRHPDADEPFTALAFKVAVHPFFGRLTYVRVYSGRLDSGAQVINSTKGKKERIGKIFQMHANKENPVGFVTAGHIYAVIGLKDTTTGDTLCDPNNQVVLESMTFPDPVIEVAIEPKTKQDQEKLGLAIQKLAEEDPTFRTEQNQETGQTVIKGMGELHLDILVDRMKREFNVEANVGKPQVAYRETIRKAVERHDYTHKKQTGGSGQFAKIQIAIEPMEITADKSYEFVNKVTGGRIPREYIPSVDAGIQDALHVGILAGYPMVGVRASLLDGAAHDVDSSEMAFKIAGSMGFKEAVRKANPVLLEPLMSVEVRTPEEYMGDVIGDLNSRRGQIQTMEDAQGVKVIRAHVPLSEMFGYIGDLRSKTSGRAVYSMTFESYAEVPKAVADEIINKNKGE is encoded by the coding sequence GTGGCACTTGACGTGCTCACCGACCTGAGTAAGGTCCGCAATATCGGCATCATGGCTCACATTGATGCTGGCAAGACCACCACGACTGAGCGCATCCTGTTCTACACGGGTGTCAACCACAAGATCGGTGAGACCCACGACGGCGCCTCCACGATGGACTGGATGGCACAGGAGCAGGAACGTGGCATCACGATCACCTCCGCGGCGACGACGTGTTTCTGGGACAACAACCAGATCAACATCATCGACACCCCCGGACACGTTGACTTCACCGTGGAGGTGGAGCGTTCGCTCCGCGTCCTCGACGGTGCCGTTGCCGTGTTCGACGGCAAGGAGGGCGTTGAGCCCCAGTCCGAAACCGTGTGGCGTCAGGCCGACAAGTACGACGTTCCCCGCATTTGCTTCGTCAACAAGATGGACAAGCTCGGTGCGGACTTCTACTTCACGGTCGACACCATCATCAAGCGCCTCGGCGCGAAGCCGCTGGTCATCCAGCTGCCGATCGGTGAAGAGTCCAGCTTCGAGGGTGTTGTAGACCTCGTTCAGATGCGCGCACTCACCTGGCGTGGAGACTCCAAGGGTGACGTGGAGATGGGCTCGAAGTACGCCATCGAAGAGATCCCCGCGGACCTCGTGGAGAAGGCCGCCGAGTACCGCAAGCTTCTTCTCGAGACCGTCGCCGAGACTGACGACGAGCTCATGGAGCGTTACTTCGCCGGCGAAGAGCTGACTGTCGCCGAGATCAAGGCTGCGATCCGCAAGCTCACCATCAACAGCGAGATCTACCCGGTTCTCTGTGGTTCTGCGTTTAAGAACCGCGGCGTCCAGCCGATGCTCGATGCTGTCGTTGACTACCTCCCCACCCCGCTCGACGTGGCCGCCATTGAGGCGCACGACGTTCGCGACGAGGAGAAGGTCATCATGCGTCACCCGGATGCCGACGAGCCGTTCACGGCTCTGGCGTTCAAGGTTGCGGTGCACCCGTTCTTCGGTCGCCTCACCTACGTGCGCGTGTACTCCGGCCGCCTCGACTCCGGAGCCCAGGTCATCAACTCGACCAAGGGCAAGAAGGAGCGCATCGGCAAGATCTTCCAGATGCACGCCAACAAGGAGAACCCGGTCGGTTTCGTTACCGCCGGTCACATCTACGCGGTCATCGGCCTCAAGGACACCACCACGGGCGACACCCTGTGCGACCCGAACAACCAGGTCGTACTCGAGTCCATGACGTTCCCTGACCCGGTCATCGAGGTCGCGATCGAGCCGAAGACGAAGCAGGACCAGGAAAAGCTGGGCCTCGCTATCCAGAAGCTCGCCGAAGAAGACCCCACGTTCCGTACCGAGCAGAACCAGGAAACTGGCCAGACGGTAATCAAGGGAATGGGTGAACTTCACCTGGACATCCTCGTCGACCGTATGAAGCGTGAATTCAACGTGGAAGCGAACGTTGGCAAGCCCCAGGTCGCCTACCGCGAGACGATCCGCAAGGCCGTTGAGCGTCACGACTACACGCACAAGAAGCAGACCGGTGGATCCGGCCAGTTCGCGAAGATTCAGATCGCGATCGAGCCGATGGAAATCACTGCGGACAAGTCGTACGAGTTCGTGAACAAGGTCACCGGTGGTCGTATCCCGCGTGAATACATCCCTTCCGTGGACGCTGGAATCCAGGACGCCCTGCACGTCGGCATCCTGGCCGGTTACCCCATGGTCGGCGTTCGGGCAAGCCTGCTCGACGGTGCCGCACACGACGTCGACTCCTCGGAGATGGCGTTCAAGATTGCCGGCTCGATGGGCTTCAAGGAAGCTGTTCGCAAGGCAAACCCCGTACTGCTCGAGCCGCTGATGAGCGTCGAAGTTCGCACCCCTGAGGAATACATGGGTGACGTAATCGGAGACCTCAACTCGCGTCGTGGGCAGATCCAGACCATGGAGGACGCGCAGGGCGTGAAGGTAATTCGCGCCCACGTGCCCCTCTCGGAAATGTTCGGTTACATCGGTGACCTGCGGTCGAAGACCTCAGGCCGTGCCGTGTACTCGATGACGTTCGAGAGCTACGCGGAGGTCCCGAAGGCTGTTGCCGACGAGATCATCAACAAGAACAAGGGCGAATAG
- the rplB gene encoding 50S ribosomal protein L2, translating to MAIRKYKPTTPGRRGSSVADFAEITRSTPEKSLLRPLSKTGGRNNQGRITTRHIGGGHKRQYRVIDFKRNDKDGVNARVAEIEYDPNRTARIALLHFVDGTKRYIIAPNKLNQGDIIESGAGADIKPGNNLPLKNIPTGTIIHAIELRPGGGAKMARSAGASVRLVAKEGVYAQLRLPSGEIRNVDARCRATIGEVGNAEQSNINWGKAGRMRWKGVRPTVRGVAMNPVDHPHGGGEGKTSGGRHPVTPWGQKEGRTRHPNKESDKLIVRRRTVGKKRK from the coding sequence ATGGCTATTCGTAAGTACAAGCCCACGACCCCGGGTCGTCGCGGTTCATCCGTCGCCGACTTCGCGGAAATCACTCGCTCCACCCCGGAAAAGTCGCTTCTGCGGCCGCTCTCGAAGACCGGTGGACGTAACAACCAGGGTCGCATCACGACTCGCCACATCGGTGGTGGCCACAAGCGCCAGTACCGTGTGATCGACTTCAAGCGCAACGACAAGGACGGCGTCAACGCCCGCGTTGCCGAAATCGAGTACGACCCGAACCGCACGGCTCGCATTGCGCTGCTGCACTTCGTGGACGGCACCAAGCGTTACATCATCGCCCCGAACAAGCTCAACCAGGGCGACATCATCGAGTCGGGAGCCGGGGCTGACATCAAGCCCGGCAACAACCTGCCGTTGAAGAACATCCCCACCGGTACCATCATTCACGCGATCGAGCTTCGTCCGGGTGGTGGCGCCAAGATGGCCCGCTCCGCCGGTGCGTCTGTTCGTCTCGTGGCGAAGGAAGGTGTCTACGCCCAGCTGCGTCTGCCCTCCGGCGAAATCCGCAACGTGGATGCTCGCTGCCGTGCAACGATCGGCGAGGTCGGCAACGCCGAGCAGTCGAACATCAACTGGGGCAAGGCCGGCCGTATGCGCTGGAAAGGCGTTCGCCCGACAGTTCGTGGTGTAGCCATGAACCCGGTCGACCACCCGCACGGTGGTGGTGAGGGTAAGACGTCCGGTGGACGTCACCCCGTTACCCCGTGGGGCCAGAAGGAAGGGCGCACCCGCCACCCGAATAAGGAAAGCGACAAGCTCATCGTTCGTCGCCGCACCGTCGGCAAGAAGCGTAAGTAG
- the rpsC gene encoding 30S ribosomal protein S3, with protein sequence MGQKVNPYGFRLGITTDHVSRWFSDSTKPGQRYADFVAEDVKIRSLLSTSLDRAGVSRIEIERTRDRVRVDIHTARPGIVIGRRGAEAERIRSDLEKLTAKQIQLNILEVKNPEQDAQLVAQGIAEQLSARVAFRRAMRKGLQGAQRAGAKGVRIQVSGRLGGAEMSRSEFYREGRVPLHTLRANIDYGFYEAKTTFGRIGVKVWIYKGDITNKELAREQANAKSSRPERRDDRPRRAPRVDAPATTPAAAPVAAGVEAK encoded by the coding sequence ATGGGTCAGAAAGTAAACCCCTATGGCTTCCGTCTGGGAATCACCACCGATCACGTGTCGCGTTGGTTCTCTGACTCAACGAAGCCGGGTCAGCGTTACGCTGACTTCGTTGCAGAAGACGTCAAGATCCGCAGCCTGTTGAGCACCAGCCTCGACCGCGCCGGCGTGTCCCGTATCGAGATCGAGCGCACTCGCGACCGTGTCCGTGTTGACATTCACACTGCCCGTCCGGGCATTGTGATTGGTCGCCGCGGTGCGGAGGCCGAGCGCATCCGCTCCGATCTCGAGAAGCTCACCGCCAAGCAGATCCAGCTGAACATCCTCGAGGTCAAGAACCCCGAGCAGGATGCACAGCTTGTCGCCCAGGGCATTGCCGAGCAGCTCTCCGCTCGTGTGGCTTTCCGCCGCGCGATGCGTAAGGGCCTGCAGGGCGCCCAGCGCGCCGGCGCCAAGGGTGTTCGCATCCAGGTGTCCGGTCGCCTCGGCGGCGCCGAGATGAGCCGTTCGGAGTTCTACCGCGAAGGCCGTGTGCCCCTGCACACGCTCCGTGCGAACATCGACTACGGCTTCTACGAAGCCAAGACCACCTTCGGCCGTATCGGCGTGAAGGTCTGGATCTACAAGGGCGACATCACCAACAAGGAACTCGCTCGCGAGCAGGCCAACGCTAAGTCGTCCCGCCCCGAGCGTCGTGACGACCGACCGCGCCGCGCGCCCCGCGTAGATGCTCCGGCAACTACGCCGGCTGCAGCTCCGGTCGCAGCAGGAGTTGAGGCTAAATAA
- the rpmC gene encoding 50S ribosomal protein L29: protein MAIGTKELAPVELDTFENERLFEELKKAKEELFNLRFQSATGQLESHGRLRAVKRDIARIYTVLRERELGIRATPVAVEPPAKAEKAEKKTKKAKAAPESTTDDAAAEAVETKEA from the coding sequence ATGGCGATCGGAACCAAGGAGCTCGCCCCAGTCGAGCTCGATACTTTTGAAAATGAGCGACTGTTCGAAGAGCTGAAGAAGGCCAAGGAAGAGCTGTTCAACCTGCGCTTCCAGTCGGCTACCGGCCAGCTCGAAAGCCACGGCCGCCTGCGCGCCGTGAAGCGCGACATCGCTCGCATTTACACAGTTCTGCGCGAACGCGAGCTGGGCATTCGTGCCACGCCCGTTGCAGTCGAGCCTCCGGCCAAGGCTGAGAAGGCAGAAAAGAAGACCAAGAAGGCCAAGGCCGCGCCGGAGTCCACCACGGATGACGCCGCAGCCGAGGCCGTCGAGACGAAGGAGGCCTAG
- the rplW gene encoding 50S ribosomal protein L23: MATAINKDPRDIIIAPVVSEKSYGLIDEGKYTFIVDPRSNKTEIKLAIESIFKVQVASINTLNRVGKTRRTKFGMGKRKDTKRAIVTLKSGSIDIFTAVG, encoded by the coding sequence ATGGCTACCGCGATCAACAAGGACCCCCGCGACATCATCATCGCTCCGGTCGTCTCTGAGAAGAGCTACGGCCTGATCGACGAGGGTAAGTACACCTTCATCGTTGACCCCCGTTCGAACAAGACGGAGATCAAGCTCGCGATCGAGTCCATCTTCAAGGTGCAGGTCGCTTCGATCAACACCCTGAACCGCGTGGGCAAGACCCGTCGCACCAAGTTCGGAATGGGCAAGCGCAAGGACACCAAGCGTGCCATTGTCACGCTCAAGTCCGGCTCCATCGACATCTTCACGGCCGTCGGCTAA
- the rplP gene encoding 50S ribosomal protein L16, which produces MLIPRKVKHRKQHHPGRTGHATGGTTVSFGEYGIQALTPAYVTNRQIESARIAMTRHIKRGGKVWINIYPDRPLTKKPAETRMGSGKGSVEWWVANVKPGRVLFELSGVTDAVAREALTRAIHKLPLKARIIKREEGDA; this is translated from the coding sequence ATGTTGATTCCCCGCAAGGTCAAGCACCGCAAGCAGCACCACCCGGGCCGTACCGGCCACGCAACCGGTGGCACCACGGTGTCGTTCGGTGAGTACGGTATTCAGGCGTTGACCCCCGCATATGTGACCAACCGTCAGATCGAGTCCGCTCGTATCGCCATGACGCGTCACATCAAGCGTGGCGGAAAGGTGTGGATCAACATCTACCCCGACCGTCCGCTCACGAAGAAGCCGGCCGAAACCCGCATGGGTTCCGGTAAGGGTTCTGTCGAGTGGTGGGTTGCCAACGTCAAGCCGGGTCGCGTTCTTTTCGAGCTCTCTGGTGTCACTGACGCCGTTGCTCGCGAAGCACTGACCCGTGCTATTCACAAGCTGCCCCTCAAGGCACGCATCATCAAGCGCGAGGAGGGCGACGCATAA
- the rplE gene encoding 50S ribosomal protein L5, translated as MTDSAVATEAAAPAGKIQPRLKQKYQDEIRAKLSAELGFSNVHRIPNLTKIVVNMGVGEAARDGKVMDGAVSDLTKITGQKPQVTKARKSIAQFKLREGQPIGAHVTLRGDRMWEFLDRLLSLALPRIRDFRGLSDKQFDGAGNYTFGLTEQVMFHEIDQDRIDRVRGMDITVVTTAQNNDEGRALLKALGFPFKTADAK; from the coding sequence ATGACTGACTCCGCAGTAGCAACAGAAGCTGCGGCTCCGGCTGGCAAAATCCAGCCGCGGCTCAAGCAGAAGTACCAGGACGAGATTCGCGCGAAGCTTTCCGCCGAACTCGGCTTCTCGAACGTGCACCGTATCCCCAACCTGACGAAGATTGTCGTCAACATGGGTGTCGGAGAAGCAGCTCGCGACGGCAAGGTGATGGACGGTGCGGTTTCTGACCTCACCAAGATCACCGGCCAGAAGCCGCAGGTCACCAAGGCTCGCAAGTCAATCGCGCAGTTCAAACTGCGTGAAGGACAGCCCATCGGCGCGCACGTCACACTTCGTGGCGACCGCATGTGGGAGTTCCTCGACCGTCTGCTCAGCCTCGCGCTTCCCCGTATCCGCGACTTCCGCGGCCTGTCGGACAAGCAGTTCGACGGTGCCGGCAACTACACCTTCGGTCTCACGGAGCAGGTTATGTTCCACGAGATCGACCAGGACCGCATCGACCGCGTTCGCGGCATGGACATCACAGTTGTGACGACAGCCCAGAACAACGACGAGGGCCGTGCGCTGCTCAAGGCGCTTGGCTTCCCGTTCAAGACGGCCGACGCAAAGTAG
- the rplX gene encoding 50S ribosomal protein L24 translates to MARIKKGDLVEVITGRSQARGGDRGKQGKIISVDVEKNRVLVEGINFVTKHVRVGQTQRGTKTGGIETFEAPIHVSNVAIVDPETKKPTRVGFRTEEVTKDGVTKTVRVRYAKKSGKDL, encoded by the coding sequence ATGGCCAGAATCAAAAAGGGCGACCTCGTTGAGGTCATCACCGGCCGCAGCCAGGCTCGCGGCGGAGACCGTGGCAAGCAGGGCAAGATCATCTCTGTTGACGTCGAGAAGAACCGTGTCCTCGTTGAGGGCATCAACTTCGTGACCAAGCACGTTCGCGTCGGCCAGACCCAGCGCGGCACCAAGACCGGCGGCATCGAGACCTTCGAGGCACCGATTCACGTGTCCAACGTTGCGATCGTCGACCCGGAGACCAAGAAGCCGACACGCGTCGGTTTCCGTACCGAAGAGGTAACGAAGGACGGCGTCACCAAGACGGTCCGCGTTCGTTACGCAAAGAAGTCGGGTAAGGACCTCTAA
- the rplC gene encoding 50S ribosomal protein L3 yields MSYSDTKTTKGLLGKKLGMTQVWDENNKLVPVTVIEIAPNVVTQIRTKAVDGYNGVQIAAGAIDPRKVNKPLAGHFDKAGVTPRRHITELRTADAADYSLGQELTVDGVFAAGTKVDVMGTSKGKGFAGVMKRHNFKGVSASHGSHRNHRKPGSIGASSTPSRVFKGMRMAGRMGGERVTVLNLKVYSVDADKGVMLVKGAVPGARGRLVFVRNAVKGA; encoded by the coding sequence ATGTCTTACTCCGATACCAAGACCACCAAGGGCCTCCTCGGCAAGAAGCTCGGCATGACTCAGGTGTGGGACGAGAACAACAAGCTTGTTCCCGTTACCGTCATCGAGATCGCGCCGAACGTTGTCACGCAGATCCGCACCAAGGCTGTCGACGGCTACAACGGCGTTCAGATCGCCGCCGGTGCCATCGACCCGCGCAAGGTCAACAAGCCCCTTGCCGGTCACTTCGACAAGGCCGGCGTCACGCCTCGCCGCCACATCACCGAGCTCCGCACCGCGGATGCCGCTGACTACTCCCTGGGCCAGGAGCTCACCGTTGACGGTGTCTTCGCTGCCGGAACCAAGGTTGATGTCATGGGCACCAGCAAGGGTAAGGGTTTCGCCGGTGTTATGAAGCGTCACAACTTCAAGGGTGTCTCCGCTTCCCACGGTTCGCACCGTAACCACCGTAAGCCCGGTTCCATCGGTGCTTCCTCGACCCCGAGCCGTGTCTTCAAGGGCATGCGCATGGCCGGTCGTATGGGTGGCGAGCGCGTTACCGTGCTGAACCTCAAGGTGTACTCGGTTGACGCCGACAAGGGCGTCATGCTCGTCAAGGGCGCCGTTCCCGGTGCTCGTGGCCGCCTCGTATTCGTCCGCAACGCAGTGAAGGGAGCGTAG
- the tuf gene encoding elongation factor Tu, with translation MAKAKFERTKPHVNIGTIGHVDHGKTTLTAAISKVLADKFPSKINVQRDFASIDSAPEERQRGITINISHVEYETDKRHYAHVDAPGHADYIKNMITGAAQMDGAILVVAATDGPMAQTREHVLLAKQVGVPTLLVALNKADMVDDEEIMELVELEVRELLSSQGFDGDNAPVVAVSALKALEGDEKWTANILELMQAVDDFIPDPIRDKDKPFLMPIEDVFTITGRGTVVTGRAERGTLKINSEVEIVGIRPTQKTTVTGIEMFHKQLDEAWAGENCGLLLRGTKREDVERGQVVVKPGSVTPHTDFEGTAYILSKNEGGRHNPFYANYRPQFYFRTTDVTGVITLPEGTEMVMPGDTTDLTVALIQPIAMEEGLGFAIREGGRTVGAGTVTKIIK, from the coding sequence GTGGCCAAGGCCAAGTTCGAGCGGACAAAGCCGCACGTAAACATCGGAACCATCGGTCACGTTGACCACGGAAAGACCACGCTGACTGCAGCGATCTCCAAGGTCCTCGCCGATAAGTTCCCGTCCAAGATCAACGTTCAGCGCGACTTCGCGTCGATTGACTCGGCTCCCGAGGAACGCCAGCGCGGCATCACGATCAACATCTCGCATGTTGAGTACGAGACCGACAAGCGCCACTACGCGCACGTCGACGCTCCGGGCCACGCTGACTACATCAAGAACATGATCACCGGTGCTGCTCAGATGGACGGCGCAATCCTCGTGGTTGCCGCTACCGACGGCCCGATGGCTCAGACCCGTGAGCACGTTCTGCTCGCCAAGCAGGTTGGCGTCCCCACCCTGCTCGTCGCGCTGAACAAGGCCGACATGGTTGACGACGAAGAGATCATGGAGCTCGTTGAGCTCGAAGTTCGCGAGTTGCTGTCCAGCCAGGGCTTCGATGGCGACAACGCTCCCGTTGTCGCGGTCTCCGCACTCAAGGCGCTTGAGGGCGACGAGAAGTGGACCGCAAACATCCTCGAGCTCATGCAGGCCGTTGATGACTTCATCCCCGACCCCATCCGCGACAAGGACAAGCCGTTCTTGATGCCGATCGAGGACGTCTTCACGATCACCGGTCGTGGAACCGTCGTTACGGGCCGCGCCGAGCGTGGAACGCTCAAGATCAACTCCGAGGTCGAGATCGTCGGCATCCGCCCGACGCAGAAGACCACGGTCACTGGTATCGAGATGTTCCACAAGCAGCTCGACGAGGCTTGGGCCGGCGAGAACTGTGGACTTCTTCTTCGTGGCACGAAGCGCGAAGACGTTGAGCGCGGCCAGGTTGTCGTCAAGCCGGGTTCGGTTACGCCGCACACCGACTTCGAGGGCACCGCGTATATCCTCAGCAAGAACGAGGGTGGACGTCACAACCCGTTCTACGCGAACTACCGCCCGCAGTTCTACTTCCGTACCACCGACGTCACCGGCGTCATCACGTTGCCCGAGGGCACCGAGATGGTCATGCCCGGCGACACCACCGACCTGACTGTCGCGCTGATTCAGCCGATCGCCATGGAAGAGGGCCTCGGCTTCGCTATCCGTGAAGGTGGCCGCACCGTCGGCGCCGGAACCGTGACGAAGATCATCAAGTAA
- the rpsQ gene encoding 30S ribosomal protein S17, translated as MAKTDETVVAGEATELVRGYRKTLRGYVTSDKMNKTIIVVVEDRVKHPLYGKVIRRTSKLKAHDEANSAGIGDLVLISETRPLSASKRWRLVEILEKAK; from the coding sequence ATGGCGAAGACTGACGAAACGGTCGTCGCAGGCGAAGCTACCGAGCTCGTACGCGGATACCGCAAGACGCTGCGTGGCTACGTAACCAGCGACAAGATGAACAAAACCATCATTGTCGTGGTTGAAGACCGCGTGAAGCACCCGCTGTACGGCAAGGTCATCCGCCGTACATCCAAGCTGAAGGCGCACGATGAGGCGAACTCCGCCGGCATCGGTGACCTGGTCCTGATCAGTGAGACCCGTCCGCTCAGCGCTTCCAAGCGCTGGCGCCTGGTCGAAATTCTCGAGAAGGCCAAGTAA
- the rpsJ gene encoding 30S ribosomal protein S10 has product MAGQKIRIRLKSYDHEVIDISARKIVDTVTRAGATVVGPVPLPTEKNVVCVIRSPHKYKDSREHFEMRTHKRLIDIIDPTPKAVDSLMRLDLPADVNIEIKL; this is encoded by the coding sequence ATGGCGGGACAGAAGATCCGCATTCGACTTAAGTCGTATGACCACGAGGTCATCGACATTTCGGCGCGCAAGATCGTCGACACAGTGACCCGCGCGGGCGCTACTGTCGTCGGCCCGGTGCCGCTTCCGACCGAGAAGAACGTGGTGTGTGTCATCCGTTCCCCTCACAAGTACAAGGACAGCCGGGAGCACTTTGAAATGCGCACCCACAAGCGTCTGATCGACATCATTGACCCGACCCCGAAGGCCGTTGACTCGCTTATGCGCCTCGACCTCCCGGCCGACGTCAACATCGAGATCAAGCTCTAG